From Denitrovibrio acetiphilus DSM 12809, the proteins below share one genomic window:
- a CDS encoding sensor histidine kinase, with amino-acid sequence MNENDRLGFLEARVDFLLQEKTESIKALENVLEVDDLAVSLNKLESTDIIIERAFKKISKLVRVKSAGFMLVDESNGFFTPAAFFPEECRDSIVSETDKLIMDNTFALAVKANRSVTVRSKVLDGVLLVHALSTVSRTRGMFICLLDVNKEDVPDAVFSLITIVMNNTAHLLESFELYNRNKMANELLSKSVKRLEQSEIYLKSFNEKLEAEVESRTRELTATNSLLENEISERKKIEKLLIQQKDALANLNQTLENRVAVETENRRRSEQVLHEQSKMAAMGQMLNAISHQWRQPLNSLGMIVQDLMDEFEEKGISKEYLTESVEKAVKLILHMSNTIDDFCNLVRPDSNEREDFNLFETVKDVSVLVNESYSNSGIFIEPLLRGDNEETEQLIVHGEQGLFKQVLLNIFSNSKDAISERLANGKISRGLIRVEVESLDGTLKVFVTDNGGGIPVAVIDRVFEPYFTTKEESKGTGIGLYMSKVFIEEHMNGSIAASNTGDGALISICFNKN; translated from the coding sequence ATGAATGAGAACGACAGGCTCGGATTTCTGGAGGCAAGAGTTGATTTTTTGCTTCAGGAAAAAACAGAGAGTATCAAAGCTTTGGAGAATGTTTTAGAGGTTGACGATCTTGCGGTCAGCCTTAATAAACTCGAAAGCACTGATATTATCATCGAACGTGCCTTTAAAAAAATATCAAAACTGGTTCGCGTTAAGTCAGCAGGATTTATGCTGGTTGATGAGAGTAACGGTTTCTTCACGCCCGCAGCCTTCTTCCCGGAGGAATGCAGGGACAGTATCGTTTCCGAAACAGATAAACTCATTATGGATAACACATTTGCGCTTGCTGTCAAAGCTAACAGGTCTGTAACAGTCAGAAGCAAAGTGCTGGACGGTGTTCTTCTTGTTCATGCGCTTTCCACTGTTTCACGCACAAGAGGGATGTTTATATGCCTGCTTGATGTGAACAAAGAGGATGTCCCCGATGCGGTCTTTTCTCTTATCACCATCGTGATGAATAATACCGCACATCTTCTGGAAAGTTTCGAACTTTACAACAGAAATAAAATGGCAAATGAGCTGCTTAGTAAAAGTGTTAAAAGGCTTGAGCAGTCCGAAATCTACCTTAAAAGCTTTAACGAGAAACTTGAGGCTGAGGTTGAATCACGGACGAGAGAGCTGACTGCGACCAACTCTTTGCTGGAGAATGAGATCAGCGAGAGGAAGAAAATTGAAAAACTTCTCATTCAGCAGAAAGATGCTCTTGCGAACCTTAATCAGACCCTTGAAAACAGAGTCGCTGTTGAAACAGAGAACAGACGCAGAAGTGAACAGGTTCTGCATGAACAGAGTAAGATGGCAGCAATGGGGCAGATGCTGAACGCTATCTCACATCAGTGGCGTCAGCCGCTTAATTCCCTTGGGATGATTGTTCAGGATCTGATGGATGAATTTGAAGAAAAAGGTATTTCAAAAGAATACCTGACAGAATCTGTGGAAAAAGCTGTTAAGCTTATACTGCATATGTCAAATACCATAGATGATTTTTGTAATCTTGTCCGTCCGGACAGCAACGAAAGAGAAGATTTTAATCTTTTTGAAACGGTTAAGGATGTGTCAGTTCTGGTTAATGAAAGTTACAGTAACTCCGGTATCTTTATCGAACCTCTGCTCCGTGGTGATAATGAGGAGACAGAGCAGCTTATTGTTCATGGTGAACAGGGACTTTTTAAACAGGTTCTTCTGAATATCTTTTCCAACTCCAAAGACGCCATAAGTGAAAGGCTGGCAAACGGTAAAATTTCTAGAGGACTCATAAGGGTAGAAGTGGAGTCACTTGACGGAACTCTTAAAGTTTTTGTTACCGACAACGGCGGCGGTATCCCCGTTGCAGTCATAGACAGAGTTTTTGAACCGTATTTTACAACTAAAGAAGAAAGTAAGGGGACGGGCATAGGTCTTTATATGTCCAAAGTTTTTATCGAAGAACATATGAACGGTTCCATCGCAGCAAGCAATACAGGTGATGGTGCTTTGATCAGCATATGTTTTAATAAAAATTAA
- a CDS encoding HDOD domain-containing protein, producing the protein MGLVYIDDIKPGMKLEKDLVCPNGRFLLGAGSVFETKHIKIARSWGITEAFITGVDKSILDSQAEAEFSKEILADAESILERNFRNTSLTADVAKEIYRLNKLNIAGGIKSGKIKAADALKEQDISSISEPQPVDRNVITPKYLVDKEIGLASFPDIYYKINEVLNSPRSSASHMADVVEKDTSLSAKLLKIVNSAFYSFPSKIDSIRRAITIIGTKELATLAVGISAIEAFKGIPQELTNMRLFWRHSIACGVFARLLGTYLEGVSTERLFVSGLLHDVGRLVIFKSLPEHSAYALYLSMTQSRPLAEVEKELFGFEHADVGSALMEKWKFPSRLIKNVKFHHTDSAVDVESSIINIADCLAIAFGAPVSASTIVPSVSEKIWGSLGLSPSVIQPIVSQSERQIEEIEEVFFKVL; encoded by the coding sequence ATGGGATTAGTTTATATCGACGATATCAAACCCGGAATGAAGCTTGAAAAAGACCTTGTCTGCCCTAACGGAAGGTTTTTGTTGGGTGCCGGGTCTGTTTTCGAAACAAAGCATATCAAAATCGCCCGGTCATGGGGGATTACAGAAGCGTTCATTACGGGAGTTGACAAAAGTATACTGGACAGTCAGGCAGAAGCAGAGTTTTCTAAAGAGATACTTGCTGACGCAGAAAGTATTCTTGAGAGGAATTTTCGAAATACCAGTCTGACCGCCGATGTTGCGAAAGAGATATACAGACTTAATAAACTCAATATCGCAGGAGGGATAAAGTCCGGAAAAATCAAAGCAGCGGATGCTCTCAAAGAGCAGGATATAAGCAGTATATCTGAACCGCAGCCCGTTGATCGGAATGTCATTACGCCGAAGTATCTTGTAGACAAAGAGATCGGGCTGGCATCGTTCCCTGATATATATTATAAGATCAACGAGGTTCTCAACTCTCCCCGCAGTTCAGCGTCACACATGGCGGATGTCGTAGAGAAAGACACCAGTCTTTCGGCTAAACTGCTTAAGATCGTTAACAGTGCCTTTTACAGTTTCCCGTCTAAAATAGACTCGATTCGCAGAGCCATTACTATTATCGGTACAAAAGAGCTTGCAACACTTGCGGTGGGAATCTCTGCCATAGAGGCATTTAAAGGGATACCGCAGGAGCTGACAAATATGCGTCTCTTCTGGAGACATTCCATTGCCTGCGGTGTTTTTGCCAGACTTCTCGGTACTTATCTCGAAGGGGTTTCAACAGAGAGACTTTTTGTGTCCGGTCTTTTGCATGATGTGGGCAGGCTTGTCATATTTAAATCATTGCCGGAGCACTCTGCATATGCGCTTTATCTCAGTATGACTCAGTCCAGACCTCTTGCAGAAGTAGAGAAAGAACTTTTTGGTTTTGAGCATGCAGATGTTGGCAGTGCCCTGATGGAGAAATGGAAATTTCCGTCACGGCTCATAAAAAATGTTAAATTTCATCATACGGATTCTGCTGTGGATGTGGAATCTTCAATAATAAATATAGCGGACTGTCTTGCCATCGCTTTTGGTGCGCCGGTTTCCGCATCTACGATTGTTCCATCTGTAAGTGAAAAAATATGGGGCAGTCTTGGGCTTTCGCCTTCTGTTATTCAGCCAATTGTCAGCCAGTCAGAAAGGCAGATCGAAGAGATTGAGGAAGTTTTCTTTAAGGTGCTTTAA
- a CDS encoding PAS domain S-box protein yields the protein MKQNAGIGKLFIILFSFFLVLPLGGFLLFFLTSIYDSTKLKISGDVQTAAYSIAGKVNTRLEAPAGYLLSVADVIGKKGLVDNSLALLQYGVKNTHILESVYLLDKEKKIVDLSFSSFNMYEKSDFIGITLSSVKGFKDYEVYWSHPFISFSGSNYLVRISVRYPDGYVVGDINLQFLSEDLLRLHQSDNAGVFIIDDHGDIISATNLGSSAYRENLFRHPVAQKAYQGGHVVEDYTYDGQRRIGAGYKLPATGWFLVFEQSRKSAFGFFDEIVRVTAISFVVAMFFILVVLYFIRQKLIRPLEKLTVWSESISEGIYKDFEAADKNVLRELRVLYDSFENMSERILEREKALKDKEEYIRSVFDSTTNTGLIVISTDSEPVITDANTGAQLILDYKLSEMIGQYAAMMVKGGGDDLGRLQKGALRRGNMTTARFEMVKKTGVSFPVLCSVHPMHNSDGTIEALIAVFIDITEITRIQNALKREKERLDVTLKSIGEGVVAADKTGRITLMNSSAEFILAQKTRFLLGRDVAEVLKIRDFDTGVDLSAELTRINDSFSKTFRANIDTEHSGAVTVNLTSSAMVNNKGEAVGFVYVFRDITERIRMDQELLNRKMQLEEINRNLEIRVTEEAEKRRKNEQLLFEQAKFAAMGQMISAIAHQWRQPLNALALYTQDIEDAYDAGEVDGVYLRGFVVNSMKLIHHMSGTIDDFRNFFHSSNKREPVSIVSVVSESVSLISTQLRNQNIDYEIIVRSDREEEIFKNALPDADAKYGKDILISSSEMKQVLLNILQNARDAIAEKRNNSLRDAGNIYITIEYKEMKVAVSISNDGVKIPDDSFVRIFDPYYTTKPEGEGTGIGLYMSKVMVEDHMGGLLTACNVEDGAKFTVTLYYGS from the coding sequence ATGAAGCAGAATGCAGGCATCGGAAAATTATTCATAATCCTCTTCTCTTTTTTTCTTGTCCTGCCTTTGGGCGGATTTCTTTTGTTTTTTCTGACCAGTATTTATGATTCTACTAAACTGAAAATTTCAGGTGATGTTCAGACCGCAGCTTACTCTATTGCCGGTAAAGTCAATACAAGACTGGAAGCCCCCGCAGGATATCTGTTGAGTGTTGCTGATGTTATTGGTAAGAAGGGGCTTGTTGATAATTCTCTTGCACTTCTTCAATATGGTGTGAAGAATACTCATATTCTTGAATCAGTCTATCTGCTCGATAAGGAAAAGAAAATTGTCGATTTGTCATTTAGTTCATTCAATATGTATGAAAAAAGTGATTTTATCGGCATAACATTAAGCAGCGTCAAAGGATTTAAAGATTATGAAGTCTACTGGAGTCACCCCTTTATCTCTTTTTCCGGCAGTAACTATTTAGTACGTATCTCTGTACGCTATCCTGATGGCTATGTTGTCGGTGATATAAATTTGCAATTTTTATCTGAGGATCTGCTCCGTTTACATCAGTCTGATAATGCAGGTGTTTTTATTATAGATGATCATGGTGATATTATTTCCGCCACGAATTTAGGCAGCAGTGCGTATCGTGAAAACTTGTTTCGGCATCCTGTTGCTCAGAAGGCTTATCAGGGCGGGCATGTTGTCGAAGATTATACATATGACGGGCAGAGAAGGATAGGTGCTGGCTACAAACTGCCTGCTACAGGGTGGTTTCTGGTGTTTGAGCAGAGCCGCAAGTCTGCGTTCGGGTTCTTCGATGAGATTGTCCGTGTGACAGCAATATCTTTTGTTGTAGCAATGTTTTTCATACTAGTCGTGCTTTACTTTATCAGACAAAAACTTATAAGACCCCTTGAAAAGCTGACTGTGTGGAGCGAGTCTATTTCGGAAGGTATCTATAAAGATTTTGAAGCTGCAGATAAGAATGTCTTGAGAGAGCTCAGAGTGCTTTACGACAGCTTTGAAAATATGTCAGAGCGTATTCTCGAAAGAGAAAAAGCCCTTAAAGATAAGGAAGAATATATACGGTCTGTTTTTGATTCTACTACAAACACCGGGTTAATAGTTATTTCGACAGACTCAGAGCCGGTTATTACTGATGCAAACACAGGTGCGCAGCTTATCCTTGACTATAAGCTTTCTGAAATGATCGGACAGTATGCGGCGATGATGGTGAAAGGTGGCGGTGACGACTTGGGCAGGTTGCAGAAGGGTGCTCTAAGACGCGGAAATATGACAACAGCCCGCTTTGAGATGGTGAAGAAAACAGGGGTGTCCTTCCCTGTTTTGTGCAGCGTGCACCCTATGCATAATTCTGACGGCACTATAGAGGCACTGATAGCTGTTTTTATTGATATAACAGAGATTACCAGAATCCAGAATGCATTGAAAAGAGAGAAGGAAAGGCTTGATGTTACCCTTAAAAGTATCGGAGAGGGAGTTGTTGCTGCGGACAAAACCGGCAGGATAACACTTATGAACAGCAGTGCGGAGTTTATACTGGCACAGAAAACAAGATTTTTGCTGGGGCGGGATGTTGCAGAAGTGCTTAAGATACGTGATTTTGATACCGGAGTTGATCTTTCCGCCGAGCTGACACGCATAAATGATTCTTTCAGCAAAACTTTTCGAGCAAATATTGACACTGAGCATTCAGGGGCTGTAACAGTTAACCTGACATCTTCGGCGATGGTGAACAACAAAGGTGAGGCTGTTGGTTTTGTATATGTTTTTCGTGATATAACCGAACGTATCCGGATGGATCAGGAGCTTTTGAACAGAAAGATGCAGCTCGAAGAGATAAATAGAAATCTTGAGATAAGGGTTACTGAAGAAGCCGAAAAGAGAAGGAAGAATGAACAGCTTCTTTTCGAGCAGGCTAAATTTGCTGCTATGGGGCAGATGATAAGTGCTATCGCTCATCAGTGGAGGCAGCCTCTGAATGCTCTTGCTTTATATACGCAGGATATCGAAGATGCTTATGATGCCGGAGAGGTTGACGGGGTGTATCTCAGGGGATTTGTTGTAAACTCTATGAAACTTATACATCATATGTCCGGAACTATTGATGATTTTCGAAATTTTTTTCACTCTTCAAACAAGAGAGAGCCTGTGAGCATAGTTTCTGTGGTGTCTGAAAGCGTTTCGCTTATCTCTACTCAGCTCCGCAACCAGAATATTGACTATGAGATTATTGTGCGTTCCGACAGAGAAGAGGAAATTTTTAAAAATGCGCTTCCTGACGCTGATGCAAAATATGGGAAAGATATATTAATCAGTTCCAGTGAAATGAAACAGGTTCTTCTGAATATTCTTCAGAATGCCAGAGATGCGATAGCAGAAAAGAGAAATAATTCTCTCAGAGATGCTGGTAACATATATATAACAATAGAATATAAGGAAATGAAAGTTGCAGTATCCATTAGTAACGATGGCGTGAAGATACCTGATGATAGTTTTGTACGAATCTTTGACCCGTACTACACCACCAAACCGGAAGGGGAAGGTACAGGTATTGGACTTTATATGTCAAAAGTTATGGTGGAAGACCACATGGGGGGACTGCTTACAGCCTGCAATGTAGAGGACGGCGCGAAGTTTACGGTCACACTTTATTACGGCTCATGA
- a CDS encoding ABC transporter substrate-binding protein, whose product MLRIIFLMVLLAAGVTGCSKNEEKINIGYMGTLSGRYSDLGQATLQGVMLAIEVSPVGERVNLVVRDDYGRPAEGAALLDEFSEAGVKYIIGPNLSSVASTVVPLLGTYGIFMMSPTASTSSLAGKKDNFARIIPNNSRKQTEGMSSYLINKLKINDIVILYDARNASYSNDIVKTFTESFMNHGGSIRDVRPFNPDSRERLGSLIEKDSANPPELYYVIGSAMDTSLIIWQMKKRGFGSKILIRKWATSDDFYRLGGEAVEGVMLFDYYVDQNSPAYAEFAKAYKNRFQKEPSWMNVYGYEAAMLLLNGLDDIQSGTNFVAALSKASAKGELFTDIEFDEYGDSYLPLHYFIIEKGETAYQGIAE is encoded by the coding sequence TTGTTAAGGATCATATTTCTGATGGTTTTGCTTGCAGCAGGGGTCACTGGTTGCAGCAAGAATGAAGAAAAAATAAATATTGGGTATATGGGGACGCTTTCAGGTAGATATTCTGATCTTGGGCAGGCGACTTTGCAGGGAGTTATGCTCGCGATAGAGGTTTCACCTGTGGGGGAAAGAGTCAATCTTGTTGTCAGGGATGATTATGGCAGACCTGCTGAAGGTGCTGCACTGCTGGACGAATTTTCCGAAGCAGGAGTAAAGTATATCATCGGTCCGAATCTGAGCAGTGTTGCGAGTACAGTTGTACCTCTTCTTGGCACTTACGGTATATTTATGATGAGTCCGACCGCAAGCACATCTTCTCTGGCGGGTAAGAAGGATAATTTCGCACGTATAATCCCCAACAACAGCCGCAAACAAACAGAAGGAATGTCTTCATACCTTATTAATAAATTGAAAATAAATGATATTGTAATTCTCTATGACGCCAGAAATGCGTCATATTCTAATGATATAGTAAAGACTTTTACCGAGTCTTTTATGAACCATGGCGGCAGTATACGCGATGTACGTCCATTCAATCCTGATTCCAGAGAAAGGCTTGGTTCCTTGATCGAGAAAGATTCTGCTAATCCTCCGGAGCTTTATTATGTGATTGGTTCAGCGATGGATACTTCACTTATTATCTGGCAGATGAAAAAGCGCGGGTTTGGTTCGAAGATACTTATTCGGAAATGGGCAACTTCGGATGATTTCTACAGGCTCGGCGGTGAGGCTGTGGAAGGTGTTATGCTGTTTGATTACTATGTAGACCAGAATTCCCCTGCATATGCAGAATTCGCGAAGGCATATAAAAATAGATTTCAGAAGGAACCTTCATGGATGAATGTCTACGGCTATGAGGCTGCAATGCTTCTTCTGAACGGTCTTGATGATATTCAGTCAGGAACTAACTTTGTTGCCGCTCTGAGTAAAGCTTCTGCTAAGGGGGAATTATTTACTGATATCGAGTTCGACGAATACGGTGATTCGTACCTGCCTCTGCACTATTTTATTATTGAGAAAGGGGAGACCGCCTATCAGGGCATAGCCGAATGA
- a CDS encoding flagellin hook IN motif-containing protein, with protein sequence MSSVIIASNPLASKTSNYINKYQQAVNQSVERISSGKKINSASDSPSETGYISRLRSAIMSYRKLNDNLQDSISMLQTADSAMSGTSGILSVLQTIREKAVQSQNVTLNSQDRQNLQQEVEDLVNELDEIASSTEFNTKKLLNGEMGAKLSGSDSALAGYATDAVESSSYYFTDIAGATKHLVTADNAPAGSASLTNPNYDYTSSLGISGSVTLSTSASTATGEYELIFSNSSDFKVYNNGTGVVTASGSAGTEFSLNGMGITIEDDGTYAEGYKYNFSTTSGSNTLTAIDEGNRGTTAATTLTSAIWGEDAMLNSHFDIKFQYDSGELRYAAFDSSGDRMGSWTASGDEFQAYESSKLNGSKFTFSSADAGIGDTWRVDFANYSALSSAGGTITIGNGDSSFSVSYTGDDRLSDIAASINSSGSGVASASLDTDSGSSIFNIEAAGYGEEGRLSMLDSAGNFVSALGLTEKAGTGEDASLKHEGQIYESASGYFYDIADNIVFEVAHEADLDSGYVSVTDKSMLQYTSANGDGDSVSVFIRDLTASGLGLLSADGRHQLDLTTDNGSQSAIASIDEKMDIVSSEASKVGSLVNSLSTRTGLVSDMYAGFESNLSIHEDTDFPRETANYYAAVAGRDAALAMSAQANLVPSRVLMLLGITDSK encoded by the coding sequence ATGAGCAGTGTTATAATTGCGTCCAATCCACTTGCCTCTAAAACCTCAAACTACATAAACAAGTATCAGCAGGCAGTTAATCAGTCTGTTGAAAGAATATCCTCCGGCAAAAAAATCAATTCTGCAAGCGACTCCCCCAGTGAAACCGGATATATCAGCCGGCTAAGGTCCGCTATTATGTCTTACCGGAAGCTGAACGATAATCTTCAGGACAGCATCAGCATGCTTCAAACTGCTGATAGTGCTATGTCCGGCACTTCGGGCATATTGTCAGTCCTCCAGACTATCAGAGAAAAAGCCGTGCAGTCGCAGAATGTTACTCTTAACAGCCAGGACCGCCAGAACCTTCAGCAGGAGGTTGAAGATCTTGTCAACGAGTTAGATGAAATTGCATCCTCTACAGAATTTAACACCAAAAAACTGCTTAATGGTGAGATGGGCGCGAAGCTGTCAGGATCTGATTCTGCTTTGGCAGGTTATGCCACAGATGCAGTAGAGTCATCATCGTACTATTTCACTGATATTGCGGGAGCTACTAAACATCTGGTGACGGCGGACAATGCTCCGGCTGGCTCTGCAAGCCTTACAAATCCCAATTATGACTATACCAGTTCTCTGGGGATAAGCGGTTCTGTTACTCTTTCAACGTCTGCTTCCACGGCAACAGGGGAGTATGAGCTGATATTCAGCAACTCTTCTGATTTCAAAGTTTATAACAACGGAACAGGCGTTGTCACGGCTTCCGGTTCTGCGGGGACAGAATTCTCACTGAACGGTATGGGGATCACGATAGAAGATGATGGGACATATGCTGAAGGCTATAAATACAACTTTTCTACCACCAGCGGCAGTAATACGTTAACTGCTATAGATGAAGGGAACAGAGGCACAACGGCAGCCACTACATTAACCTCTGCCATCTGGGGTGAAGATGCGATGCTGAACTCGCATTTTGATATCAAGTTTCAGTACGACAGCGGAGAGCTCCGTTATGCTGCTTTTGACTCATCCGGAGACAGGATGGGTTCTTGGACGGCATCCGGAGATGAATTTCAGGCGTATGAGTCTTCGAAACTTAACGGCAGTAAATTTACGTTTTCATCGGCTGATGCAGGTATAGGTGATACATGGCGTGTGGATTTTGCAAACTACAGCGCCTTAAGCTCCGCAGGCGGAACTATAACAATCGGAAACGGGGACTCGTCATTCTCTGTCAGCTATACCGGTGATGACAGGCTGAGTGATATCGCAGCCTCTATAAACAGCAGTGGGAGCGGTGTCGCTTCGGCATCACTTGATACTGATTCCGGCAGCAGTATATTTAATATTGAAGCTGCTGGTTATGGCGAAGAGGGGCGCCTGAGCATGCTGGACAGTGCAGGTAATTTTGTTTCGGCACTTGGTCTGACTGAGAAGGCAGGTACAGGTGAGGATGCGTCTCTTAAGCACGAAGGGCAGATATATGAATCAGCTTCCGGTTATTTTTACGATATTGCAGATAATATCGTTTTTGAAGTGGCGCATGAGGCAGACCTTGACTCCGGATATGTGAGCGTGACAGATAAGTCTATGCTTCAATACACAAGTGCAAATGGTGACGGAGACAGTGTGAGCGTATTTATAAGAGACCTCACAGCCAGCGGACTCGGGCTTCTGAGTGCTGACGGCAGGCATCAGCTGGATCTTACAACGGATAACGGATCCCAGTCTGCCATAGCAAGTATTGATGAGAAAATGGATATTGTCAGCAGTGAGGCATCAAAAGTAGGCAGTCTCGTTAACAGCTTGAGCACACGCACAGGTCTTGTCAGTGATATGTATGCCGGGTTCGAGTCTAATCTAAGCATTCATGAAGATACTGATTTTCCCAGAGAGACAGCTAATTACTATGCTGCCGTGGCGGGCAGGGATGCTGCTTTGGCGATGAGCGCTCAGGCTAATCTTGTGCCCAGCAGAGTGCTTATGCTGCTTGGGATTACCGACAGTAAATAA
- a CDS encoding chloride channel protein, which produces MFTGKRFNLPVIGRWFILGSIVGLVSGVGAIIFFLLLQGSSFFFMDYLMGIRVEETGGEHALFGHAATEFRRWSILLVPALGGLISGFLVYKFAPEAEGHGTDAAIKAIHFKNGSIRWRVPIIKTFASAITIGTGGSGGREGPIAQIGAGFGSFLGTTLKLSERERRILTAAGMGAGVGAIFRSPLAGAIFAAEVLYASSDMEYEALLPSAITSIIAYSVFCSVYGWEPLFATPDFAFENPVELIGYSVLGFACAVFGWLYVRTFYGIHGIFKQMHISPYIKPVIGGFLTGCVGFFVPQALAGSYAQIELGMQGQLGIGFIFILIFAKILTTSFSIGSGGSAGIFGPSMVIGAAVGGFVGLALNSFVPFIAPEPGAYVIVGMAGFFSGIANTPLSTIIMVSEMTGNYHLLVPSMWVSTLAFLLLRKTTMYVNQVPMRSESPIHKGEFFVQVLQDIKVADVMRPDPIILKEDMHFYDILHFIPQTKHNNFPVVKEDGTLVGVLLFEEIREFVFEEGLEDLVVAEEVCETDVPTIRPSNSLADAIENIGFKNIELLPVVDEETQTKLVGIITRRDIISTYNKVLRKRRSEKVEESEF; this is translated from the coding sequence ATGTTTACTGGTAAAAGATTCAACCTGCCTGTTATCGGACGCTGGTTTATTCTGGGCTCGATAGTCGGACTGGTTTCCGGCGTGGGCGCTATTATTTTCTTTCTGCTGCTTCAGGGGAGCTCATTCTTCTTTATGGATTACCTTATGGGGATCAGAGTTGAAGAGACCGGTGGGGAGCATGCTCTTTTCGGACATGCTGCAACGGAATTCAGGCGCTGGTCAATACTGCTTGTACCTGCCCTTGGCGGTCTTATTTCAGGTTTTCTCGTGTATAAATTCGCACCGGAGGCAGAGGGTCATGGAACCGATGCCGCCATCAAAGCCATACATTTTAAAAACGGATCCATCCGCTGGCGTGTCCCAATCATAAAGACATTTGCAAGTGCTATAACTATCGGCACTGGCGGTTCCGGTGGACGTGAAGGTCCTATTGCACAGATTGGCGCAGGTTTTGGTTCATTTCTCGGGACAACACTTAAGCTGTCCGAGAGAGAGAGACGCATTCTGACTGCTGCCGGTATGGGGGCAGGTGTCGGGGCTATATTCCGCTCTCCCCTTGCAGGTGCGATATTTGCAGCGGAAGTACTTTATGCCAGCTCTGACATGGAATATGAAGCTCTTTTACCTTCAGCTATCACTTCGATTATAGCTTATTCTGTATTTTGCAGTGTGTATGGGTGGGAGCCTCTTTTTGCCACGCCGGACTTTGCTTTCGAGAACCCTGTGGAGCTTATAGGCTACTCTGTGCTTGGTTTTGCCTGTGCAGTTTTCGGCTGGCTTTATGTGAGAACCTTCTACGGTATTCATGGTATTTTTAAACAGATGCACATCTCGCCGTATATCAAGCCTGTCATAGGCGGCTTTCTGACCGGGTGTGTAGGCTTTTTTGTCCCTCAGGCACTTGCCGGCAGTTATGCACAGATTGAGCTTGGTATGCAGGGGCAGCTTGGAATAGGTTTTATATTTATACTGATTTTTGCAAAAATACTTACGACCTCTTTCAGTATCGGCTCCGGCGGGTCTGCAGGAATATTTGGCCCTTCTATGGTTATCGGTGCAGCCGTGGGCGGCTTTGTCGGTCTTGCCCTGAATTCATTTGTACCTTTCATCGCTCCTGAACCTGGTGCATATGTCATCGTGGGTATGGCGGGCTTTTTCAGCGGTATAGCCAATACCCCCCTTTCCACAATAATCATGGTGAGCGAGATGACGGGGAACTATCACCTGCTGGTGCCCTCTATGTGGGTCAGCACCCTTGCATTTCTCCTGCTGCGAAAGACAACAATGTATGTCAATCAAGTCCCTATGCGCAGCGAATCGCCTATTCATAAAGGTGAATTTTTCGTTCAGGTGTTGCAGGACATAAAGGTTGCAGATGTCATGCGCCCTGACCCTATAATACTCAAAGAAGATATGCATTTTTACGACATACTGCACTTCATACCCCAGACGAAGCATAATAACTTTCCTGTGGTTAAAGAGGATGGGACTCTTGTCGGTGTTCTGCTTTTCGAAGAGATACGTGAGTTCGTGTTTGAGGAAGGGCTGGAGGATCTTGTCGTTGCCGAAGAAGTTTGTGAAACGGATGTTCCTACTATTCGTCCGTCAAATTCTCTGGCTGATGCAATAGAGAATATAGGTTTTAAAAATATCGAACTTCTGCCGGTTGTGGATGAGGAAACTCAGACGAAGCTGGTGGGGATTATCACCCGTAGAGATATCATATCAACCTACAACAAGGTTCTTCGTAAGCGCCGTAGTGAAAAGGTTGAAGAATCCGAGTTCTGA